A window from Apteryx mantelli isolate bAptMan1 chromosome 27, bAptMan1.hap1, whole genome shotgun sequence encodes these proteins:
- the LOC106493325 gene encoding myotubularin-related protein 9-like isoform X2 produces MEFAELIKTATVESVLLSGAGLPPVRGTLCITSHHLLLSSRPGGDGAPGTVELWLLIRNVDAVEKRVQNLGWYQPPRTNSSQRDTRFGFSRPLDSANLPGSARLRANPRGSPLTQQKRELQLLPLGHARGPRGRACRPAPRASLPCASAPTRGAADPSPASPRLAGSSGTITLRCKDLKVLQLEIPGMEECLNVASSIEALSSVDSVMMMYPFFYRPQDLRLEAGWHLFPLEQYYQQIATQTSQWRLSGVNRDFAACPTYPPAVIVPAAVDDEALRKAARFRQGGRFPVLSYYHQKNGTVMLRSSQPLTGPNRKRCREDELLLGTVLDEGERGFIIDTRSAQAAKQARMTGGGTEPKSSYPRWKRLHRPLERGRPLQESFIKLVDACNDTSLTMDRWLSRLESCRWLSHVKAALSTACLAAQCLDREEACVLVHGAEGTDTTLLVTALAQLILDPGCRTLAGFQGLLEREWIEAGHPFHLRCARSAYSHARLKQEAPLFLLFLDCVWQLGRQFPFSLEFGERLLLTLFDNAYASSYGTFLGNNEKERCLCKVKESTHSLWAWLNQPEEKRKYLNPLYSRNALVIWPSVEPQSIQLWQGLFFRWIRSSKYLDEAWAEIQRLVENDDTSVEESAGNRRSQSLSDTAAQTENER; encoded by the exons atGGAGTTCGCGGAGCTGATCAAGACGGCGACGGTGGAGAGCGTGCTGCTGtcgggcgcggggctgccgccggTGCGGGGCACCCTGTGCATCACCAGCCACCACCTGCTGCTGTCGTCCCGCCCGGGGGGGGACGGTGCACCGGGCACCGTCGAGCTCTGGCTGCTCATCCGCAACGTGGACGCCGTGGAGAAGCG AGTGCAGAATCTAGGCTGGTACCAGCCCCCCCGGACTAACAGCTCCCAGCGAGACACCAGGTTTGGCTTTTCGCGCCCCCTTGACTCTGCTAACCTTCCCGGCAGCGCCCGGCTTCGCGCTAACCCGCGCGGCTCCCCGCTCACGCAGCAAAAACGTGAATTGCAGCTCCTGCCGCTGGGACACGCACGCGGCCCACGGGGGCGAGCGTgccgcccggccccccgcgcttcgctgccctgcgcctcggcccccACGCGGGGGGCTGCTGACCCCAGCCCGGCTTCCCCCAGGCTTGCCGGCTCCTCCGGCACCATCACGCTGCGGTGCAAAGACCTGaaggtgctgcagctggagaTCCCGGGCATGGAGGAGTGTCTCAACGTCGCCAGCTCCATCGAG GCGCTCTCCTCCGTGGACTCCGTGATGATGATGTACCCGTTCTTCTACCGCCCCCAGGACCTGAGGCTCGAGGCAGGGTGGCACCTTTTCCCCCTCGAGCAGTACTACCAGCAAATTGCCACCCAG ACGAGCCAGTGGCGGCTGAGCGGCGTCAACAGGGACTTTGCCGCCTGCCCCACGTACCCACCCGCCGTCATCGTGCCAGCGGCCGTGGACGACGAAGCCTTGAGGAAGGCGGCGCGGTTCCGGCAGGGCGGGCGCTTCCCTGTCCTCAGCTATTACCACCAGAAGAATGGGACC GTGATGCTCCGCAGCAGCCAGCCGCTGACGGGCCCCAACCGCAAGCGCTGCCGCGAGGACGAGCTGCTGCTGGGGACGGTCCTGGACGAGGGCGAGCGCGGCTTTATCATCGACACACGGTCGGCCCAGGCGGCAAAGCAGGCCCGCATGACGGGGGGCGGCACCGAGCCCAAGTCCTCGTACCCGCGCTGGAAGAGGCTGCACCGGCCCCTGGAGAG AGGCCGGCCGCTGCAGGAGAGCTTCATTAAGCTGGTGGACGCCTGCAACGACACCTCGCTCACCATGGACCGGTGGCTGAGCCGGCTGGAGAGCTGCCGCTGGCTGAGCCACGTCAAGGCGGCCCTGAGCACTGCCTGCCTGGCCGCGCAGTGCCTGGACAG GGAGGAGGCGTGCGTCCTGGTGCACGGGGCGGAGGGAACGGACACCACGCTGCTGGTGACGGCGCTGGCGCAGCTGATCCTCGACCCGGGCTGCCGCACGCTGGCGGGCTTCCAGGGGCTGCTGGAGCGGGAGTGGATCGAG GCCGGACACCCCTTCCACCTCCGCTGTGCCCGCTCTGCCTACTCCCACGCCCGGCTCAAGCAGGAAGCcccgctcttcctcctcttcctcgacTGCGTGTGGCAGCTGGGCCGCCAGTTCCCCTTCTCCCTGGAGTTCGGCGAGCGCCTCCTCCTCACCCTCTTCGACAACGCCTACGCCTCCTCCTACGGGACCTTCCTGGGCAACAACGAGAAGGAGAG GTGCCTGTGCAAAGTGAAGGAGAGCACACACTCCCTCTGGGCCTGGCTGAACCAGCCCGAGGAGAAGAGGAAGTACCTGAACCCTCTGTACTCGCGCAACGCCCTGGTCATCTGGCCCTCCGTGGAGCCCCAGAGCATCCAGCTCTGGCAGG GTTTATTCTTCCGATGGATCCGTTCATCCAAATACCTAGACGAGGCCTGGGCAGAGATCCAGCGGTTAGTAGAGAACGACGACACCTCCGTGGAGGAGAGCGCGGGGAACAGACGGAGCCAGTCGCTCTCAGACACCGCTGCCCAGACCGAAAACGAGCGATGA
- the LOC106493325 gene encoding myotubularin-related protein 9-like isoform X1: protein MEFAELIKTATVESVLLSGAGLPPVRGTLCITSHHLLLSSRPGGDGAPGTVELWLLIRNVDAVEKRVQNLGWYQPPRTNSSQRDTRFGFSRPLDSANLPGSARLRANPRGSPLTQQKRELQLLPLGHARGPRGRACRPAPRASLPCASAPTRGAADPSPASPRLAGSSGTITLRCKDLKVLQLEIPGMEECLNVASSIEALSSVDSVMMMYPFFYRPQDLRLEAGWHLFPLEQYYQQIATQTSQWRLSGVNRDFAACPTYPPAVIVPAAVDDEALRKAARFRQGGRFPVLSYYHQKNGTVMLRSSQPLTGPNRKRCREDELLLGTVLDEGERGFIIDTRSAQAAKQARMTGGGTEPKSSYPRWKRLHRPLERGRPLQESFIKLVDACNDTSLTMDRWLSRLESCRWLSHVKAALSTACLAAQCLDREEACVLVHGAEGTDTTLLVTALAQLILDPGCRTLAGFQGLLEREWIEQAGHPFHLRCARSAYSHARLKQEAPLFLLFLDCVWQLGRQFPFSLEFGERLLLTLFDNAYASSYGTFLGNNEKERCLCKVKESTHSLWAWLNQPEEKRKYLNPLYSRNALVIWPSVEPQSIQLWQGLFFRWIRSSKYLDEAWAEIQRLVENDDTSVEESAGNRRSQSLSDTAAQTENER from the exons atGGAGTTCGCGGAGCTGATCAAGACGGCGACGGTGGAGAGCGTGCTGCTGtcgggcgcggggctgccgccggTGCGGGGCACCCTGTGCATCACCAGCCACCACCTGCTGCTGTCGTCCCGCCCGGGGGGGGACGGTGCACCGGGCACCGTCGAGCTCTGGCTGCTCATCCGCAACGTGGACGCCGTGGAGAAGCG AGTGCAGAATCTAGGCTGGTACCAGCCCCCCCGGACTAACAGCTCCCAGCGAGACACCAGGTTTGGCTTTTCGCGCCCCCTTGACTCTGCTAACCTTCCCGGCAGCGCCCGGCTTCGCGCTAACCCGCGCGGCTCCCCGCTCACGCAGCAAAAACGTGAATTGCAGCTCCTGCCGCTGGGACACGCACGCGGCCCACGGGGGCGAGCGTgccgcccggccccccgcgcttcgctgccctgcgcctcggcccccACGCGGGGGGCTGCTGACCCCAGCCCGGCTTCCCCCAGGCTTGCCGGCTCCTCCGGCACCATCACGCTGCGGTGCAAAGACCTGaaggtgctgcagctggagaTCCCGGGCATGGAGGAGTGTCTCAACGTCGCCAGCTCCATCGAG GCGCTCTCCTCCGTGGACTCCGTGATGATGATGTACCCGTTCTTCTACCGCCCCCAGGACCTGAGGCTCGAGGCAGGGTGGCACCTTTTCCCCCTCGAGCAGTACTACCAGCAAATTGCCACCCAG ACGAGCCAGTGGCGGCTGAGCGGCGTCAACAGGGACTTTGCCGCCTGCCCCACGTACCCACCCGCCGTCATCGTGCCAGCGGCCGTGGACGACGAAGCCTTGAGGAAGGCGGCGCGGTTCCGGCAGGGCGGGCGCTTCCCTGTCCTCAGCTATTACCACCAGAAGAATGGGACC GTGATGCTCCGCAGCAGCCAGCCGCTGACGGGCCCCAACCGCAAGCGCTGCCGCGAGGACGAGCTGCTGCTGGGGACGGTCCTGGACGAGGGCGAGCGCGGCTTTATCATCGACACACGGTCGGCCCAGGCGGCAAAGCAGGCCCGCATGACGGGGGGCGGCACCGAGCCCAAGTCCTCGTACCCGCGCTGGAAGAGGCTGCACCGGCCCCTGGAGAG AGGCCGGCCGCTGCAGGAGAGCTTCATTAAGCTGGTGGACGCCTGCAACGACACCTCGCTCACCATGGACCGGTGGCTGAGCCGGCTGGAGAGCTGCCGCTGGCTGAGCCACGTCAAGGCGGCCCTGAGCACTGCCTGCCTGGCCGCGCAGTGCCTGGACAG GGAGGAGGCGTGCGTCCTGGTGCACGGGGCGGAGGGAACGGACACCACGCTGCTGGTGACGGCGCTGGCGCAGCTGATCCTCGACCCGGGCTGCCGCACGCTGGCGGGCTTCCAGGGGCTGCTGGAGCGGGAGTGGATCGAG CAGGCCGGACACCCCTTCCACCTCCGCTGTGCCCGCTCTGCCTACTCCCACGCCCGGCTCAAGCAGGAAGCcccgctcttcctcctcttcctcgacTGCGTGTGGCAGCTGGGCCGCCAGTTCCCCTTCTCCCTGGAGTTCGGCGAGCGCCTCCTCCTCACCCTCTTCGACAACGCCTACGCCTCCTCCTACGGGACCTTCCTGGGCAACAACGAGAAGGAGAG GTGCCTGTGCAAAGTGAAGGAGAGCACACACTCCCTCTGGGCCTGGCTGAACCAGCCCGAGGAGAAGAGGAAGTACCTGAACCCTCTGTACTCGCGCAACGCCCTGGTCATCTGGCCCTCCGTGGAGCCCCAGAGCATCCAGCTCTGGCAGG GTTTATTCTTCCGATGGATCCGTTCATCCAAATACCTAGACGAGGCCTGGGCAGAGATCCAGCGGTTAGTAGAGAACGACGACACCTCCGTGGAGGAGAGCGCGGGGAACAGACGGAGCCAGTCGCTCTCAGACACCGCTGCCCAGACCGAAAACGAGCGATGA
- the LOC106493325 gene encoding myotubularin-related protein 9-like isoform X6: MEFAELIKTATVESVLLSGAGLPPVRGTLCITSHHLLLSSRPGGDGAPGTVELWLLIRNVDAVEKRLAGSSGTITLRCKDLKVLQLEIPGMEECLNVASSIEALSSVDSVMMMYPFFYRPQDLRLEAGWHLFPLEQYYQQIATQTSQWRLSGVNRDFAACPTYPPAVIVPAAVDDEALRKAARFRQGGRFPVLSYYHQKNGTVMLRSSQPLTGPNRKRCREDELLLGTVLDEGERGFIIDTRSAQAAKQARMTGGGTEPKSSYPRWKRLHRPLERGRPLQESFIKLVDACNDTSLTMDRWLSRLESCRWLSHVKAALSTACLAAQCLDREEACVLVHGAEGTDTTLLVTALAQLILDPGCRTLAGFQGLLEREWIEAGHPFHLRCARSAYSHARLKQEAPLFLLFLDCVWQLGRQFPFSLEFGERLLLTLFDNAYASSYGTFLGNNEKERCLCKVKESTHSLWAWLNQPEEKRKYLNPLYSRNALVIWPSVEPQSIQLWQGLFFRWIRSSKYLDEAWAEIQRLVENDDTSVEESAGNRRSQSLSDTAAQTENER, from the exons atGGAGTTCGCGGAGCTGATCAAGACGGCGACGGTGGAGAGCGTGCTGCTGtcgggcgcggggctgccgccggTGCGGGGCACCCTGTGCATCACCAGCCACCACCTGCTGCTGTCGTCCCGCCCGGGGGGGGACGGTGCACCGGGCACCGTCGAGCTCTGGCTGCTCATCCGCAACGTGGACGCCGTGGAGAAGCG GCTTGCCGGCTCCTCCGGCACCATCACGCTGCGGTGCAAAGACCTGaaggtgctgcagctggagaTCCCGGGCATGGAGGAGTGTCTCAACGTCGCCAGCTCCATCGAG GCGCTCTCCTCCGTGGACTCCGTGATGATGATGTACCCGTTCTTCTACCGCCCCCAGGACCTGAGGCTCGAGGCAGGGTGGCACCTTTTCCCCCTCGAGCAGTACTACCAGCAAATTGCCACCCAG ACGAGCCAGTGGCGGCTGAGCGGCGTCAACAGGGACTTTGCCGCCTGCCCCACGTACCCACCCGCCGTCATCGTGCCAGCGGCCGTGGACGACGAAGCCTTGAGGAAGGCGGCGCGGTTCCGGCAGGGCGGGCGCTTCCCTGTCCTCAGCTATTACCACCAGAAGAATGGGACC GTGATGCTCCGCAGCAGCCAGCCGCTGACGGGCCCCAACCGCAAGCGCTGCCGCGAGGACGAGCTGCTGCTGGGGACGGTCCTGGACGAGGGCGAGCGCGGCTTTATCATCGACACACGGTCGGCCCAGGCGGCAAAGCAGGCCCGCATGACGGGGGGCGGCACCGAGCCCAAGTCCTCGTACCCGCGCTGGAAGAGGCTGCACCGGCCCCTGGAGAG AGGCCGGCCGCTGCAGGAGAGCTTCATTAAGCTGGTGGACGCCTGCAACGACACCTCGCTCACCATGGACCGGTGGCTGAGCCGGCTGGAGAGCTGCCGCTGGCTGAGCCACGTCAAGGCGGCCCTGAGCACTGCCTGCCTGGCCGCGCAGTGCCTGGACAG GGAGGAGGCGTGCGTCCTGGTGCACGGGGCGGAGGGAACGGACACCACGCTGCTGGTGACGGCGCTGGCGCAGCTGATCCTCGACCCGGGCTGCCGCACGCTGGCGGGCTTCCAGGGGCTGCTGGAGCGGGAGTGGATCGAG GCCGGACACCCCTTCCACCTCCGCTGTGCCCGCTCTGCCTACTCCCACGCCCGGCTCAAGCAGGAAGCcccgctcttcctcctcttcctcgacTGCGTGTGGCAGCTGGGCCGCCAGTTCCCCTTCTCCCTGGAGTTCGGCGAGCGCCTCCTCCTCACCCTCTTCGACAACGCCTACGCCTCCTCCTACGGGACCTTCCTGGGCAACAACGAGAAGGAGAG GTGCCTGTGCAAAGTGAAGGAGAGCACACACTCCCTCTGGGCCTGGCTGAACCAGCCCGAGGAGAAGAGGAAGTACCTGAACCCTCTGTACTCGCGCAACGCCCTGGTCATCTGGCCCTCCGTGGAGCCCCAGAGCATCCAGCTCTGGCAGG GTTTATTCTTCCGATGGATCCGTTCATCCAAATACCTAGACGAGGCCTGGGCAGAGATCCAGCGGTTAGTAGAGAACGACGACACCTCCGTGGAGGAGAGCGCGGGGAACAGACGGAGCCAGTCGCTCTCAGACACCGCTGCCCAGACCGAAAACGAGCGATGA
- the LOC106493325 gene encoding myotubularin-related protein 9-like isoform X5: MEFAELIKTATVESVLLSGAGLPPVRGTLCITSHHLLLSSRPGGDGAPGTVELWLLIRNVDAVEKRLAGSSGTITLRCKDLKVLQLEIPGMEECLNVASSIEALSSVDSVMMMYPFFYRPQDLRLEAGWHLFPLEQYYQQIATQTSQWRLSGVNRDFAACPTYPPAVIVPAAVDDEALRKAARFRQGGRFPVLSYYHQKNGTVMLRSSQPLTGPNRKRCREDELLLGTVLDEGERGFIIDTRSAQAAKQARMTGGGTEPKSSYPRWKRLHRPLERGRPLQESFIKLVDACNDTSLTMDRWLSRLESCRWLSHVKAALSTACLAAQCLDREEACVLVHGAEGTDTTLLVTALAQLILDPGCRTLAGFQGLLEREWIEQAGHPFHLRCARSAYSHARLKQEAPLFLLFLDCVWQLGRQFPFSLEFGERLLLTLFDNAYASSYGTFLGNNEKERCLCKVKESTHSLWAWLNQPEEKRKYLNPLYSRNALVIWPSVEPQSIQLWQGLFFRWIRSSKYLDEAWAEIQRLVENDDTSVEESAGNRRSQSLSDTAAQTENER; encoded by the exons atGGAGTTCGCGGAGCTGATCAAGACGGCGACGGTGGAGAGCGTGCTGCTGtcgggcgcggggctgccgccggTGCGGGGCACCCTGTGCATCACCAGCCACCACCTGCTGCTGTCGTCCCGCCCGGGGGGGGACGGTGCACCGGGCACCGTCGAGCTCTGGCTGCTCATCCGCAACGTGGACGCCGTGGAGAAGCG GCTTGCCGGCTCCTCCGGCACCATCACGCTGCGGTGCAAAGACCTGaaggtgctgcagctggagaTCCCGGGCATGGAGGAGTGTCTCAACGTCGCCAGCTCCATCGAG GCGCTCTCCTCCGTGGACTCCGTGATGATGATGTACCCGTTCTTCTACCGCCCCCAGGACCTGAGGCTCGAGGCAGGGTGGCACCTTTTCCCCCTCGAGCAGTACTACCAGCAAATTGCCACCCAG ACGAGCCAGTGGCGGCTGAGCGGCGTCAACAGGGACTTTGCCGCCTGCCCCACGTACCCACCCGCCGTCATCGTGCCAGCGGCCGTGGACGACGAAGCCTTGAGGAAGGCGGCGCGGTTCCGGCAGGGCGGGCGCTTCCCTGTCCTCAGCTATTACCACCAGAAGAATGGGACC GTGATGCTCCGCAGCAGCCAGCCGCTGACGGGCCCCAACCGCAAGCGCTGCCGCGAGGACGAGCTGCTGCTGGGGACGGTCCTGGACGAGGGCGAGCGCGGCTTTATCATCGACACACGGTCGGCCCAGGCGGCAAAGCAGGCCCGCATGACGGGGGGCGGCACCGAGCCCAAGTCCTCGTACCCGCGCTGGAAGAGGCTGCACCGGCCCCTGGAGAG AGGCCGGCCGCTGCAGGAGAGCTTCATTAAGCTGGTGGACGCCTGCAACGACACCTCGCTCACCATGGACCGGTGGCTGAGCCGGCTGGAGAGCTGCCGCTGGCTGAGCCACGTCAAGGCGGCCCTGAGCACTGCCTGCCTGGCCGCGCAGTGCCTGGACAG GGAGGAGGCGTGCGTCCTGGTGCACGGGGCGGAGGGAACGGACACCACGCTGCTGGTGACGGCGCTGGCGCAGCTGATCCTCGACCCGGGCTGCCGCACGCTGGCGGGCTTCCAGGGGCTGCTGGAGCGGGAGTGGATCGAG CAGGCCGGACACCCCTTCCACCTCCGCTGTGCCCGCTCTGCCTACTCCCACGCCCGGCTCAAGCAGGAAGCcccgctcttcctcctcttcctcgacTGCGTGTGGCAGCTGGGCCGCCAGTTCCCCTTCTCCCTGGAGTTCGGCGAGCGCCTCCTCCTCACCCTCTTCGACAACGCCTACGCCTCCTCCTACGGGACCTTCCTGGGCAACAACGAGAAGGAGAG GTGCCTGTGCAAAGTGAAGGAGAGCACACACTCCCTCTGGGCCTGGCTGAACCAGCCCGAGGAGAAGAGGAAGTACCTGAACCCTCTGTACTCGCGCAACGCCCTGGTCATCTGGCCCTCCGTGGAGCCCCAGAGCATCCAGCTCTGGCAGG GTTTATTCTTCCGATGGATCCGTTCATCCAAATACCTAGACGAGGCCTGGGCAGAGATCCAGCGGTTAGTAGAGAACGACGACACCTCCGTGGAGGAGAGCGCGGGGAACAGACGGAGCCAGTCGCTCTCAGACACCGCTGCCCAGACCGAAAACGAGCGATGA
- the LOC106493325 gene encoding myotubularin-related protein 9-like isoform X4 translates to MEFAELIKTATVESVLLSGAGLPPVRGTLCITSHHLLLSSRPGGDGAPGTVELWLLIRNVDAVEKRVQNLGWYQPPRTNSSQRDTRLAGSSGTITLRCKDLKVLQLEIPGMEECLNVASSIEALSSVDSVMMMYPFFYRPQDLRLEAGWHLFPLEQYYQQIATQTSQWRLSGVNRDFAACPTYPPAVIVPAAVDDEALRKAARFRQGGRFPVLSYYHQKNGTVMLRSSQPLTGPNRKRCREDELLLGTVLDEGERGFIIDTRSAQAAKQARMTGGGTEPKSSYPRWKRLHRPLERGRPLQESFIKLVDACNDTSLTMDRWLSRLESCRWLSHVKAALSTACLAAQCLDREEACVLVHGAEGTDTTLLVTALAQLILDPGCRTLAGFQGLLEREWIEAGHPFHLRCARSAYSHARLKQEAPLFLLFLDCVWQLGRQFPFSLEFGERLLLTLFDNAYASSYGTFLGNNEKERCLCKVKESTHSLWAWLNQPEEKRKYLNPLYSRNALVIWPSVEPQSIQLWQGLFFRWIRSSKYLDEAWAEIQRLVENDDTSVEESAGNRRSQSLSDTAAQTENER, encoded by the exons atGGAGTTCGCGGAGCTGATCAAGACGGCGACGGTGGAGAGCGTGCTGCTGtcgggcgcggggctgccgccggTGCGGGGCACCCTGTGCATCACCAGCCACCACCTGCTGCTGTCGTCCCGCCCGGGGGGGGACGGTGCACCGGGCACCGTCGAGCTCTGGCTGCTCATCCGCAACGTGGACGCCGTGGAGAAGCG AGTGCAGAATCTAGGCTGGTACCAGCCCCCCCGGACTAACAGCTCCCAGCGAGACACCAG GCTTGCCGGCTCCTCCGGCACCATCACGCTGCGGTGCAAAGACCTGaaggtgctgcagctggagaTCCCGGGCATGGAGGAGTGTCTCAACGTCGCCAGCTCCATCGAG GCGCTCTCCTCCGTGGACTCCGTGATGATGATGTACCCGTTCTTCTACCGCCCCCAGGACCTGAGGCTCGAGGCAGGGTGGCACCTTTTCCCCCTCGAGCAGTACTACCAGCAAATTGCCACCCAG ACGAGCCAGTGGCGGCTGAGCGGCGTCAACAGGGACTTTGCCGCCTGCCCCACGTACCCACCCGCCGTCATCGTGCCAGCGGCCGTGGACGACGAAGCCTTGAGGAAGGCGGCGCGGTTCCGGCAGGGCGGGCGCTTCCCTGTCCTCAGCTATTACCACCAGAAGAATGGGACC GTGATGCTCCGCAGCAGCCAGCCGCTGACGGGCCCCAACCGCAAGCGCTGCCGCGAGGACGAGCTGCTGCTGGGGACGGTCCTGGACGAGGGCGAGCGCGGCTTTATCATCGACACACGGTCGGCCCAGGCGGCAAAGCAGGCCCGCATGACGGGGGGCGGCACCGAGCCCAAGTCCTCGTACCCGCGCTGGAAGAGGCTGCACCGGCCCCTGGAGAG AGGCCGGCCGCTGCAGGAGAGCTTCATTAAGCTGGTGGACGCCTGCAACGACACCTCGCTCACCATGGACCGGTGGCTGAGCCGGCTGGAGAGCTGCCGCTGGCTGAGCCACGTCAAGGCGGCCCTGAGCACTGCCTGCCTGGCCGCGCAGTGCCTGGACAG GGAGGAGGCGTGCGTCCTGGTGCACGGGGCGGAGGGAACGGACACCACGCTGCTGGTGACGGCGCTGGCGCAGCTGATCCTCGACCCGGGCTGCCGCACGCTGGCGGGCTTCCAGGGGCTGCTGGAGCGGGAGTGGATCGAG GCCGGACACCCCTTCCACCTCCGCTGTGCCCGCTCTGCCTACTCCCACGCCCGGCTCAAGCAGGAAGCcccgctcttcctcctcttcctcgacTGCGTGTGGCAGCTGGGCCGCCAGTTCCCCTTCTCCCTGGAGTTCGGCGAGCGCCTCCTCCTCACCCTCTTCGACAACGCCTACGCCTCCTCCTACGGGACCTTCCTGGGCAACAACGAGAAGGAGAG GTGCCTGTGCAAAGTGAAGGAGAGCACACACTCCCTCTGGGCCTGGCTGAACCAGCCCGAGGAGAAGAGGAAGTACCTGAACCCTCTGTACTCGCGCAACGCCCTGGTCATCTGGCCCTCCGTGGAGCCCCAGAGCATCCAGCTCTGGCAGG GTTTATTCTTCCGATGGATCCGTTCATCCAAATACCTAGACGAGGCCTGGGCAGAGATCCAGCGGTTAGTAGAGAACGACGACACCTCCGTGGAGGAGAGCGCGGGGAACAGACGGAGCCAGTCGCTCTCAGACACCGCTGCCCAGACCGAAAACGAGCGATGA
- the LOC106493325 gene encoding myotubularin-related protein 9-like isoform X3: MEFAELIKTATVESVLLSGAGLPPVRGTLCITSHHLLLSSRPGGDGAPGTVELWLLIRNVDAVEKRVQNLGWYQPPRTNSSQRDTRLAGSSGTITLRCKDLKVLQLEIPGMEECLNVASSIEALSSVDSVMMMYPFFYRPQDLRLEAGWHLFPLEQYYQQIATQTSQWRLSGVNRDFAACPTYPPAVIVPAAVDDEALRKAARFRQGGRFPVLSYYHQKNGTVMLRSSQPLTGPNRKRCREDELLLGTVLDEGERGFIIDTRSAQAAKQARMTGGGTEPKSSYPRWKRLHRPLERGRPLQESFIKLVDACNDTSLTMDRWLSRLESCRWLSHVKAALSTACLAAQCLDREEACVLVHGAEGTDTTLLVTALAQLILDPGCRTLAGFQGLLEREWIEQAGHPFHLRCARSAYSHARLKQEAPLFLLFLDCVWQLGRQFPFSLEFGERLLLTLFDNAYASSYGTFLGNNEKERCLCKVKESTHSLWAWLNQPEEKRKYLNPLYSRNALVIWPSVEPQSIQLWQGLFFRWIRSSKYLDEAWAEIQRLVENDDTSVEESAGNRRSQSLSDTAAQTENER; encoded by the exons atGGAGTTCGCGGAGCTGATCAAGACGGCGACGGTGGAGAGCGTGCTGCTGtcgggcgcggggctgccgccggTGCGGGGCACCCTGTGCATCACCAGCCACCACCTGCTGCTGTCGTCCCGCCCGGGGGGGGACGGTGCACCGGGCACCGTCGAGCTCTGGCTGCTCATCCGCAACGTGGACGCCGTGGAGAAGCG AGTGCAGAATCTAGGCTGGTACCAGCCCCCCCGGACTAACAGCTCCCAGCGAGACACCAG GCTTGCCGGCTCCTCCGGCACCATCACGCTGCGGTGCAAAGACCTGaaggtgctgcagctggagaTCCCGGGCATGGAGGAGTGTCTCAACGTCGCCAGCTCCATCGAG GCGCTCTCCTCCGTGGACTCCGTGATGATGATGTACCCGTTCTTCTACCGCCCCCAGGACCTGAGGCTCGAGGCAGGGTGGCACCTTTTCCCCCTCGAGCAGTACTACCAGCAAATTGCCACCCAG ACGAGCCAGTGGCGGCTGAGCGGCGTCAACAGGGACTTTGCCGCCTGCCCCACGTACCCACCCGCCGTCATCGTGCCAGCGGCCGTGGACGACGAAGCCTTGAGGAAGGCGGCGCGGTTCCGGCAGGGCGGGCGCTTCCCTGTCCTCAGCTATTACCACCAGAAGAATGGGACC GTGATGCTCCGCAGCAGCCAGCCGCTGACGGGCCCCAACCGCAAGCGCTGCCGCGAGGACGAGCTGCTGCTGGGGACGGTCCTGGACGAGGGCGAGCGCGGCTTTATCATCGACACACGGTCGGCCCAGGCGGCAAAGCAGGCCCGCATGACGGGGGGCGGCACCGAGCCCAAGTCCTCGTACCCGCGCTGGAAGAGGCTGCACCGGCCCCTGGAGAG AGGCCGGCCGCTGCAGGAGAGCTTCATTAAGCTGGTGGACGCCTGCAACGACACCTCGCTCACCATGGACCGGTGGCTGAGCCGGCTGGAGAGCTGCCGCTGGCTGAGCCACGTCAAGGCGGCCCTGAGCACTGCCTGCCTGGCCGCGCAGTGCCTGGACAG GGAGGAGGCGTGCGTCCTGGTGCACGGGGCGGAGGGAACGGACACCACGCTGCTGGTGACGGCGCTGGCGCAGCTGATCCTCGACCCGGGCTGCCGCACGCTGGCGGGCTTCCAGGGGCTGCTGGAGCGGGAGTGGATCGAG CAGGCCGGACACCCCTTCCACCTCCGCTGTGCCCGCTCTGCCTACTCCCACGCCCGGCTCAAGCAGGAAGCcccgctcttcctcctcttcctcgacTGCGTGTGGCAGCTGGGCCGCCAGTTCCCCTTCTCCCTGGAGTTCGGCGAGCGCCTCCTCCTCACCCTCTTCGACAACGCCTACGCCTCCTCCTACGGGACCTTCCTGGGCAACAACGAGAAGGAGAG GTGCCTGTGCAAAGTGAAGGAGAGCACACACTCCCTCTGGGCCTGGCTGAACCAGCCCGAGGAGAAGAGGAAGTACCTGAACCCTCTGTACTCGCGCAACGCCCTGGTCATCTGGCCCTCCGTGGAGCCCCAGAGCATCCAGCTCTGGCAGG GTTTATTCTTCCGATGGATCCGTTCATCCAAATACCTAGACGAGGCCTGGGCAGAGATCCAGCGGTTAGTAGAGAACGACGACACCTCCGTGGAGGAGAGCGCGGGGAACAGACGGAGCCAGTCGCTCTCAGACACCGCTGCCCAGACCGAAAACGAGCGATGA